The Lepus europaeus isolate LE1 chromosome 6, mLepTim1.pri, whole genome shotgun sequence genome includes a window with the following:
- the APOBEC1 gene encoding C->U-editing enzyme APOBEC-1, protein MGTPKDTKSRHLAGRCHELHNSRGRCPETDTMASEKGPSNKDYTLRRRIEPWEFEVFFDPRELRKEACLLYEIKWGTSSKTWRSSGKNTTNHVEVNFIEKMTSERRLCPSTCCSITWFLSWSPCWECSTAIRKFLSQHPGVTLVIFVARLFQHMDHRNRQGLKDLVTSGVTIRVMSVSEYCYCWENFVNYPPGKAAQWPRYPPQWMLMYALELYCINLGLPPCLKISRRHQNQLTFFSLTPQHCHYQMIPPYILLAAGLIQPSVTWR, encoded by the exons ATGGGCACACCCAAAGATACAAAGTCCAGGCACCTTGCTGGGAGGTGCCATGAGCTCCACAACTCCAGAGGAAGGTGTCCGGAGACAGACACCATGGCTTCCGAGAAAG GTCCTTCAAACAAGGATTACACGTTGAG GAGAAGAATTGAACCCTGGGAATTTGAAGTCTTCTTTGACCCCCGAGAACTGCGTAAAGAGGCCTGTCTGCTCTACGAAATCAAGTGGGGGACAAGCTCCAAGACCTGGCGCAGCTCGGGCAAGAACACCACCAATCACGTGGAAGTCAACTTCATAGAAAAGATGACTTCTGAGAGGCGGCTTTGCCCATCCACCTGCTGCTCCATCACCTGGTTCTTGTCTTGGAGCCCCTGCTGGGAATGCTCCACGGCGATTAGAAAATTTTTGAGTCAACACCCTGGCGTGACTCTGGTAATTTTTGTAGCCCGGCTATTTCAGCACATGGATCACCGGAACCGGCAAGGACTCAAGGACCTCGTTACCAGCGGCGTAACTATCCGGGTTATGAGCGTCTCAG AGTATTGTTACTGCTGGGAGAATTTTGTCAACTATCCGCCAGGGAAAGCAGCTCAATGGCCAAGGTACCCACCTCAGTGGATGCTGATGTATGCACTGGAACTCTACTGCATCAATCTC GGTCTCCCACCCTGTTTAAAGATTTCAAGAAGACATCAAAATCAGCTTACATTTTTCAGCCTTACTCCTCAACATTGCCATTATCAAATGATTCCACCGTACATCCTTTTAGCTGCGGGATTGATACAACCTTCTGTGACTTGGAGATAA